In one window of Xiphophorus hellerii strain 12219 chromosome 23, Xiphophorus_hellerii-4.1, whole genome shotgun sequence DNA:
- the hvcn1 gene encoding voltage-gated hydrogen channel 1, which produces MSRYLRHFTAVGDVHPGQWVEEELHVDSEELSPATGQYPAAPTFRASLKRLYTSDRFQIAVVCLVVLDAIFVMAELLIDLSVIKLEHGHLAPEVFHYLSLALLTFFMVELAGKLFVFRLEFFHHKFEVFDGLVVVVSFVLDIVFIFHEDAFDGVGLLILLRLWRVARIVNGILVSVKTRADQKIHKLKESYDHLVERATELQKRNDELTQENQKLQALLKKHGIGF; this is translated from the exons ATGTCTCGGTACCTGAGGCATTTCACGGCCGTGGGCGACGTGCACCCTGGCCAGtgggtggaggaggagctgcatgtAGACAGCGAGGAGCTGAGTCCAGCGACCGGCCAGTACCCAGCAGCTCCCACCTTCAGGGCTTCACTGAAGAGGCTCTACACCTCAGACCGCTTCCAG ATCGCTGTGGTGTGTTTGGTTGTCCTGGACGCCATCTTCGTCATGGCGGAGCTGCTAATAGACCTGTCTGTCATTAAGCTGGAACACGGTCATCTTGCTCCTGAG GTGTTCCACTACCTCAGCCTGGCCCTTCTCACCTTCTTCATGGTGGAGCTAGCTGGAAAGCTGTTTGTGTTCCGCCTTGAGTTCTTCCATCACAAGTTTGAGGTGTTTGATGGTTTGGTGGTGGTTGTATCATTTGTGCTGGACATCGTTTTCATCTTCCATGAGGATGCCTTTGATGGAGTGGGTCTCCTCATCCTGCTGCGACTTTGGAGGGTAGCCAGAATTGTCAACG GGATCTTGGTGTCGGTGAAAACTCGTGCAGACCAGAAGATCCACAAGCTGAAGGAGAGCTACGATCACCTCGTCGAAAGAGCAACAGAGCTACAGAAGCGCAATGATGAGCTG acacaagaaaaccagaagctgcaggctctgctgaagaaacatgGCATCGGATTCTAA